The genomic interval CGGGACGTCCGTAGAGCGCGACCGCATGCGCGGTGACCGCGCCTGTGCCCAATGCTTCGAGCAGGCGCGCGGCCACATCCCAGGACTGCGCCGATTCGATCAGGTACGCGCCCAGCGGATGCTGCGCATCGGCCGCCGCCTCGACCGCGGCCAGTTCGCGTCGCGCCTCGGCGAAATCGAGCGTGGGATAGACGACCTCCGGCATCTCGCGGCGTCCGGCCGCGAACGCCGCGAGGAAGCGCTGCTGTGTCTGCGGCGCCCAACTCGCCAGCCCGAGCAACCGGATCCCACGCGCAGCCGCGACCATGCGCGCATCGAGCGCGGCGTGATGGGCAATCGCATCGGGCATCGGCGGCTCCTGGTCGCGGCGCGGCCACTGTAGCAACGCCGCGTGGTCGACTCTCGGCGTCCGCATTGTTCCCTCCCCCGCCTGCGGAGGAAGCAGGCCTCAGCGTCGGCCGGGCCGTCGTCCGGTCGGGCGGGCGTCGTCCTGGCGGGCGGCCAGGCGGTCGGCGCGGCGGGCGGTGGCGGCGTCGCGCTCGTCGCGCAGCTTGAGATAGTTCGCCAGCCGCTGCGCGGTCAGGGTGCCGGCGTCGACCGCGGCGCGCACGGCGCAGCCAGGCTCGCGTTCGTGCCGGCAGTCGCGGAAACGGCAATCGGCGGCCAGGACTTCGATGTCGGCGAAGCCGCCTTCGGCAAGGTCTTCCTCACCAGTCGGCTTGAGCTCACGCATGCCGGGGGTGTCGATCAGGCAGGCACCGGCCGGCAGCGGGATCAATGCACGGTGCGTGGTCGTGTGGCGGCCACGGTCGTCGCTGTCGCGCACCGCGCCGGTGCGCATGTGTTCGCGCCCGAGCAAGGTGTTGGTCAGCGTCGACTTGCCGGCGCCCGAGCTGCCGACCAGCACCGCGGTGGTGCCCGGCCCGAGCCAGGGATGCAGCGCGGCGACGCTGTCGGGGTCGTGGGCGTTGACCGCCAGCACCGCGACGCCCAGCGCAGCAATCTCGGCCAGCGCCGCGCGCGCGGCCTCGGGGTCGGCGCCGTCGCGGTCGGCCTTGGTCAGCACGACGACCGGCGTGCCGCCGCCCTGCACCAGCAGCAGATAGCGCTCGATGCGGCGCGGGTTGAAGTCGGCATCGAGGCCGCAGACCACGAGCACGGTATCGATGTTGGCCGCGATCAACTGCTGCCGGTAATGCTCGCCGGCCGCCGCGCGCTTGATCGCGCTGCGCCGGGGCAGCATCGCAACGATGCGGCGCGCGTCCTCGACCAGCACCCAGTCGCCGACCGCGGCGCGGTCCTCCGGGGCCATCGTGCCCTTGCGGTAGCCGCTGCGGCGCAGCCAGTCGGGCAGCGACTCGACCGACAGCGCTTGCCCGGGGGCGCCGGCGACCAGGTAGCCGGAGCGGTGTTGCTCGACCACGCGCCGGGGTTGCGCCTGCGGGTGCGCGGCCATCACCTCGGCCCAGGGGCCGGACGGGGGGCCGTCGAATGGCCATCCGATCGCGCGCAGCGCGGGGTCGGGGGCGGTCAAGCAGTCGGCGGGACAGTCGGCATGCGGCAGATTCTACGGGGACGGCGCCCAGGCGCGCACGACGGCCGGGCATGTCCATTCGTCGGCCCGGCCGCATTCATGCGGCTTTTGGGCTAGCATCGGGCGACCCGCCCCGCGCAGAGCGCCGTCCGATGTCCGCCCCCCTCAAAACCCGCGAACGCCTGTCCGAAGTGCGCTACGAAATCCGCGGCGAGCTGGCCCGGCGAGCGCGCGAGCTGGAGGCCCAGGGGCGCACGCTGATCAAGCTCAACATCGGCAATCCCGGCGCCTTCGGCTTCCGCGCCCCTGAGCACCTGCAGCGCGCGATCGCCGGGCGCATCCACGATACCGATCCCTACACCCACCAGCAGGGCCTGCCGGTCGCGCGCGAGGCGATCGCCGCGCACCACGCCGCGCGCGGCGCGCATGGGGTCTCGCCCGAGCGCGTGTTCGTCGGCAACGGCGTCAGCGAACTGATCGACATCGCGCTGCGCGCGCTGCTCAATCCCGGCGACGAAGTGCTGGTGCCCTCGCCCGACTATCCGCTGTGGTCGGCGGCGACGATCCTCAACGACGGGCGGCCGGTGTTCTACCAGTGCAAGGCCGAGCACGGCTTTTTGCCCGACCCCGACGCACTCGAAGCGCTGGTGTCGCCGCGCACGCGCGCGATCGTGCTGATCAATCCCAACAACCCGACCGGCGCGGTGTACCCACGCGCGCTGCTCGAGCGCATCGTCGCCATCGCCCAGCGCCACGGTCTGCTGTTGCTGTGCGACGAGATCTACGACGCCATCACCTACGACGGCGCGGTGTTCGAGCCACTTGCGCCGATCGCAGGCGACGTGCCCTGCGTCTCGTTCGGCGGGCTGTCGAAGGTGCACCGCGCCTGCGGCTGGCGCGTGGGCTGGGCGGTGCTGTCGGGCAGTGAGGCGCGCAGCCGCGAGTTCCGCAACGCGATGGACCTGCTCGGCGCGCTGCGCCTGTGCGCGAACGTGCCTGGGCAGTTCGCGATCGAAGCCGCGCTGACCGGCGTCGACACGATCGGCGCGCTGTGCGCGCCGGGCGGCCGGCTGTACGAGGCGCGCCGGGCGGTGGTCGAGGCCTGCGCGGCGAGCCGCTATCTGCAGCTGGTCGAGCCGGCCGGTGCGCTGTACGCGTTCCCCGGCATTGCGCCCGAGTACGCGCAGGGCTTCGACGACCACGCGTTTGCGCTGGACCTGATGGATGCCGAGGGCGTGCTGGTGGTGCCGGGCAACAGCTTCAACGTGCCCTATCGCAACCATTTCCGCGTGACCCTGCTGCCCGAGCCGGCGCAGCTGCGCGAAGTGTTCTCGCGCATCGAGCGGGTGCTCGATCGCCAGATCACCCACGCGCGCAAGGTCGTGCCGCTGGTGCCGCGCGCGGTCAATGGCTGAGCGCGCGCAGCCGCTCCGCTATCTGGCGCTCGGCGACAGCTACACGATCGGCGAAGGCATCGCGCCAGCGACGCGCTGGCCGGTCGCGCTGGCCGATGCGCTGCGCGCGGCCGGAACCGCGATCGATGCGCCGCAGATCGTCGCCACCACCGGCTGGACCACCGACGAGCTCGACGCCGGCATCGACGCCGCCGCACCCGAGGGGCCGTTCGATCTGGTGAGCCTGCTGATCGGCGTCAACGACCAGTACCGCGGCCGCGCCCTCGACGACTACCTGCCACGCTTCGAGGCACTGCTCGCGCGGGCGATCCGCTTTGCCGGCGATCGCGCCGGACGCGTGTGCGTGCTGGCGATCCCCGACTGGGGCGTCACGCCGTTCGGTGCGCAGTCCGGGCGCGACGTCGGCGAGATCGCGCGCACGCTCGATGCCTACAACGCCGCGGCGGCAGCACTCTGTGCGCGACGCGGTGTGGCGTTCGTCGACATCGCGCCGGTCAGCCGCGCCCACGGCGGTGAGCCGGCGATGCTGGCCGACGACGGCCTGCATCCGTCGGCCGCGCTGCACGCGGCCTGGGCCCGACTGGCGCTGCCGGTCGTACGCGGCTTATTGTCGCGGGCATGACCGCGACTGTCTCCGATCCCACTCCGCTCTCCACCGCCCCGTATCCGCGTGATGTCGCGCGTGGCATCGCACGCGCCTTCCTGCCGCGCCACCCGCTGGGCAACCGCTACGACTACTACTACACGCTGACCAAGCTGCGCACCGACCCGCTGTATCCGGGCGTGCTGCAGGCGCTGCGGCCGACGAGCGCGCCGGTGCTCGACCTGGGCTGCGGCCTGGGCCTGCTGGCACACGCCCTGCGTGCCGATGGCCAGGCCCTGCCCTATGCCGGCGTCGACATCGACGCGGCCAAGATCCGCCGCGGTCGCGAGGTCGCCGCACGCGCCGGGCTGGCCGACGTGCAGTTGGACGTGCTCGACCTCGCCGCCGGCCTGCCGGCGCACCAGGGCAGCGTCGCGATCCTGGACGTGCTGCAGTACCTGTCGCACGAGCGCCAGCGCGCATTGCTCGACGAGGTAATCGCGATGCTCGCGCCGGGCGCACTGCTGGTGATCCGCAGCGGGCTGGCCGACGGCTCGACCCGCAGTCGCACCTCGCGCATCACCGACCGGCTGGCCAATGTCGCCGGTTGGATGCAGGAGCGCGCACGCTGCTACCCCACCGCCGACGGGCTGCGCACGCAGCTCGAGGGCGCGGGCCTGGCGACCACGCTGCGGCCGCTGTACGGCGACACGCCGTTCAACAACTGGCTGATCGTGGGCCGCCGCGCATGAGTCCGCGCGACGGGCTGGCCGATGCGCCGATGCTGGCGCTCGACGACCCGGCATGGGCGCGCCTGAGCTGCGCGCAGGGCATCGCCCTCGGCGTGCCGGCGCTGCTGGCGCAGCTCGACGGCGCGACCGAGGACAGCTGGCAGAGCCCGCCCTGGCAGGCGCTGTGGGCGGCGCTGTGCGACGAGGGTCGCGTGCACCCGGCCTCGTTCGCGGCCGTGCCGCACATCGTCGCCGCGCTGGCCGAGGCGCCCGAGCGCGCCTGCCCGAGCCATTTCGTGTTGCCGGCGAGCATCGAGCTGGCGCGCGCCGCCAGCGATGCGGTGATTCCCGACAGCCTGATCGATGGCTATGTCGCCGCGCTCGCCCGGTTGCCGCTGCTCGCCGGCCTGGTCGCCACGCCGGACTGGGACGAGACACTGTGCGCATCGGCGCTGGCCGCCACCGCCGCGGCGACCGGCCAGCACGCGCTGGCCGAGTTGCTGCTCGAGGCCGACGACGTCGACGCGGTGCTCGCCTGGCTGCGCGCGGACTGACGCGGGACCGCCGCTCCCACATCTGCTTCAGCGACGCTTGGCTATAGTCGTCGGCCCGTCGCCAAGCCTGTCTGCCGATGCCGTCCAGCGCCCCTCGCACCGCCCATCCGCTGCCGCGCACGCTGCGTGGCGCCCTGCTGTCCCTGCTCGCGCTCGCCGCTGCTGCGCAGGCGCAAGCACCGGGCGACGACGGCTTTCTCGCCGCGATGCAGGCGGCTGAGCGCGGCCAGCCGGTGCCACCGGCAATGACCGGCCATCCGGCCGCCGCCTGGCTGGAACTGGCCGCGCTGCGGCGCAATCTCGACACGCTGCCGCTGGCGCAGGGCCAGGACTTCCTGACCCGGCATGCCGGTGCGCCAGTGGCCGAGGTCTTCCGCGAGAGCTGGCTGCGTGCACTGGCCAAGCGCCAGGATTGGGCCGGCGTGCGTGCGGCCTGGTCGCCGTCGATCTCGAACGTCGCGCTGCGCTGCATCGAACTGGACGCGCGCGCGCGCACCGGCACCACCGACGCGCAGTGGACGCGCGACGCGCAGGCGATCTGGCGCAGCAGCGGCACGTCGCTGCCCGACACCTGCGACGCCCCGCTGCAGACGTTGTCCGCGCGCGGCGGTCTCGACGACGCCCTGCGCTGGGAACGTTTCGACCTGGCGGTCGCCGCGCAGGATGTGGCGATCGCGCGCGGGATCGCCCGCGGGCTTTCAGCGGCCGAGCAGCCGCTGGCCACCGACTACGCGGCCTATCTGCAGGCGCCGCACGCGCGCGCCACCGGCTGGCCGAAGACCGCGCGCAGCCGGCTGGTCGCCTCGCACGGGCTGGCGCGCCTGGCCAAGAACGACCCGCTGGGCGCCGAGGCACAACTGCCGGCGGTCGCGACCGCGCTGGGCTTCACCGAGGAAGACAACGGCCGCGTGCTCTACCAGGCCGCGCTGTGGACGGTGGCCTCCTATCTGCCGGACTCGGCGCGACTGCTGGCGCGGGTGCCGGCCTCGGCTTACGACGAGCGCCTGCACGAATGGCGCGCACGCGAGGCGATGGCGCGCAGCGACTGGCCAGCGGCGCTGTCGGCGATCCGCGCGATGGGCGCGACGCAGCGCGCGCAATCGCGCTGGACCTACTTCGAGGCGCGGCTGGCAGCGCTGACCGGCGACCCGGCGACCGCCGAACGGCTGTACCGCGACGCGGCGACGAAATCCGACTTCCACGGCTTCCTCGCCGCCGACCGCCTCGGCCAGCCCTATGCACTGTGCCCCTGGGACTTCGCGCCGTCGAACGAGGCCAAGACGCGCGTGGCGACCGACCCGGGCATCGTGCGGGCGATGGCGTTGTATCGCATCGAGCGGCCGATCTGGGCGACGCGCGAGTGGAGCGCCGCGCTCGAGCGCTTCGACGACGAGCAGCGGCGCATCGCGGTGCTGGTGGCGCAGGAGAACGGCTGGTACGACCGCGCGGTGTTCGGCCTCGGCCGCCAACCCGACGAAACCCGGCTCTACGCGCTGCGCTTCCCGCTGACCCAGCAGGCGCTGATCGAGCGCGAGGCCAAGCGCCACGACCTGGACCCGGCCTGGGTCGCGGCCGAGATCCGCGCCGAGAGCACGTTCAACCCGCGCGCTCGTTCGCCGGCCGATGCCCGCGGACTGATGCAGGTGCTGCCGTCGACCGGCGCGGCGGTCGCGCGCCGGCTCGGCCGCAGTTGGGGCGGCGCCGAGAGCCTCTACGACCCTGAGACCAACGTCGCGCTGGGCACCGCCTACCTGCGCGAGAAGAAGGACATGTACGGCAAACCCTACGTCGCGATCGCGGCCTACAACGCCGGGCCGACGCCGACTTCGCGCTGGCTGGCGCAGCGCCCGGACATGGACCCTGATTTCTGGATCGAGACGATCAGCTACCGCGAGACGCGCGAGTACGTCGCCCGCGTGCTCGCCTTCAGCGTGCTCTACGACTGGCGCATGTACGGCCGCGCGGCCAAGCTCGACGAACGCCTGCGCGGCGTCGGCGACGCCCGACAGACGCCATTCGCCTGCCCCACGCCGTGAACACGATGCAGACCTATCTGGTCGGTGGCGCGGTGCGCGATGCGCTGCTCGGCCAGCCGGCGGGTGATCGCGATTTCGTCGTCGTCGGCCAGACCCAGGCGGCGATGGAGGCGGCCGGCTTCCGCGCGATCGGCCGCGATTTCCCGGTGTTTCTGCATCCGCGCACCGGCGAGGAATACGCGCTGGCACGCACCGAGCGCAAGGCCGGACGCGGCCATCGCGGCTTCGTCGTCGATGCCGATCCGTCGGTGACGCTGGAACAGGATCTCGAGCGCCGCGACTTCACGATCAACGCGATCGCCCAGGCGCCCGACGGCAGCCTGGTCGATCCCTACGGCGGCGCGCGCGATGTCGATGCGCGGGTGCTGCGCCACGTCGGCCCGGCGTTCTCCGAAGACCCCCTGCGGGTGCTGCGCGCCGCACGCTTCATGGCGCGGTTCGCGCCGCTCGGCTTCACCGTCGCCGACGAGACGATGGCGCTGATGCGCGCGATGGTCGAGGCCGGCGAACTGGCGACGCTGACACCCGAACGCGTGTGGCAGGAACTGCGCCGCGCCCTGGGCTCGGCGCGGCCCTCGGCGTTCGTGCGCACCTTGCACGACTGCGGCGCGCTCGCGGTCGTGCTGCCCGAAGTCGATGCGCTGTACGGCGTGCCGCAGCGCGCCGAGTACCACCCCGAGGTCGACACCGGCGTGCACATCGAGCTGGTCGTCGACATGGCCGCGCGGCTGGCGCCGGGCGACGATGTGATCGGCTTCGCCGCACTGACCCATGACCTCGGCAAGGCATTGACGCCGGCCGACCAGTTGCCGCGCCACGTCGGCCACGAGCATGCGGGCGTGCGTCCGCTCGAGGCGCTGTGCGCGCGGCTCAAGGTGCCGGTCGCGCATCGCGAACTGGCGATCGTCGCCTGCCGCGAACACCTCAACGTGCATCGCATCGCCGAACTGCGCGATGCCACGCTCTACGAACTCATCGCACGCTGCGACGGCTTCCGCCGGCCCGAACGCATCGACCAGCTCGCGCTGGTCTGCGAGGCCGACAAGCGCGGCCGCCTGGGCAGCGCCGATAGCGACTATCCGCAAGGTGCGCAGCTGCGCCGCGCCCATGCCGCCGCGTGCGCGCTCAACGCCCGCGACATCGCCGCGGAAGGCCTCACCGGCCCGGCAATCGGTGAGGCGCTGCGGCGTGCACGGATCGCCGCGATCGGTGCTGCGCGTGGCGGCGACGCACCGACCACGCCGGTGTCGGCATCCTCGAATCGTTCCGATACGAGAGTCTCCGATGCATAAGGCCGTGATTCTGTCCCTGGGGCTGCTGCTGACGGCTTGCAGCCCACCGCAGGCGCCCGCCCCCGCCACGCCCGCTCCGACCACCACACCGACCGCGGTCGGCGGCGACCGCGATGCCCATGGCTGCATCGGCTCGGCGGGCTATGCCTGGTGCGCACGCAGCGCGGCCTGCGAACGACCGTGGGAGCTGGCCGAACGCGAGGGCATCGAGAACACCGCGCCCGCCGTCGAGGCCTGGTGCGCGGCGCCGGCCGATGCGCCGCAGCCAGGCGACGCGCCCGTCCGCTAGCTCGCAACGCCGCCGGCCATGCCGGCATGTGCGCGGTCGTCGCCATCGAATCCGCTCATGGCTGCGATGAGATCGTCGCGCTTGTGGCGTGCGTGAGGGCCTGTCGACAATCGACCACTCCCAATGACCGGAGTGGATGATGCGAAGCGCGATCGGTTGGATGCTGTGGACGACGGCGGCGCTCGGCGGCCTCGGTGCGGTGCCGGCGAAGGCGGCCGAGCCGCTGCCGCAGTTGCGCGCCTACGAGGTGCCCGCCGCCTGGCGGCAGCCGGTCGCGCCATTGCGCATCGCCGCCGGTACCTGGCAGATCGGCACGACGCAGT from Luteimonas sp. S4-F44 carries:
- a CDS encoding multifunctional CCA addition/repair protein encodes the protein MQTYLVGGAVRDALLGQPAGDRDFVVVGQTQAAMEAAGFRAIGRDFPVFLHPRTGEEYALARTERKAGRGHRGFVVDADPSVTLEQDLERRDFTINAIAQAPDGSLVDPYGGARDVDARVLRHVGPAFSEDPLRVLRAARFMARFAPLGFTVADETMALMRAMVEAGELATLTPERVWQELRRALGSARPSAFVRTLHDCGALAVVLPEVDALYGVPQRAEYHPEVDTGVHIELVVDMAARLAPGDDVIGFAALTHDLGKALTPADQLPRHVGHEHAGVRPLEALCARLKVPVAHRELAIVACREHLNVHRIAELRDATLYELIARCDGFRRPERIDQLALVCEADKRGRLGSADSDYPQGAQLRRAHAAACALNARDIAAEGLTGPAIGEALRRARIAAIGAARGGDAPTTPVSASSNRSDTRVSDA
- a CDS encoding lytic transglycosylase domain-containing protein, whose protein sequence is MPSSAPRTAHPLPRTLRGALLSLLALAAAAQAQAPGDDGFLAAMQAAERGQPVPPAMTGHPAAAWLELAALRRNLDTLPLAQGQDFLTRHAGAPVAEVFRESWLRALAKRQDWAGVRAAWSPSISNVALRCIELDARARTGTTDAQWTRDAQAIWRSSGTSLPDTCDAPLQTLSARGGLDDALRWERFDLAVAAQDVAIARGIARGLSAAEQPLATDYAAYLQAPHARATGWPKTARSRLVASHGLARLAKNDPLGAEAQLPAVATALGFTEEDNGRVLYQAALWTVASYLPDSARLLARVPASAYDERLHEWRAREAMARSDWPAALSAIRAMGATQRAQSRWTYFEARLAALTGDPATAERLYRDAATKSDFHGFLAADRLGQPYALCPWDFAPSNEAKTRVATDPGIVRAMALYRIERPIWATREWSAALERFDDEQRRIAVLVAQENGWYDRAVFGLGRQPDETRLYALRFPLTQQALIEREAKRHDLDPAWVAAEIRAESTFNPRARSPADARGLMQVLPSTGAAVARRLGRSWGGAESLYDPETNVALGTAYLREKKDMYGKPYVAIAAYNAGPTPTSRWLAQRPDMDPDFWIETISYRETREYVARVLAFSVLYDWRMYGRAAKLDERLRGVGDARQTPFACPTP
- the rsgA gene encoding ribosome small subunit-dependent GTPase A, with the protein product MTAPDPALRAIGWPFDGPPSGPWAEVMAAHPQAQPRRVVEQHRSGYLVAGAPGQALSVESLPDWLRRSGYRKGTMAPEDRAAVGDWVLVEDARRIVAMLPRRSAIKRAAAGEHYRQQLIAANIDTVLVVCGLDADFNPRRIERYLLLVQGGGTPVVVLTKADRDGADPEAARAALAEIAALGVAVLAVNAHDPDSVAALHPWLGPGTTAVLVGSSGAGKSTLTNTLLGREHMRTGAVRDSDDRGRHTTTHRALIPLPAGACLIDTPGMRELKPTGEEDLAEGGFADIEVLAADCRFRDCRHEREPGCAVRAAVDAGTLTAQRLANYLKLRDERDAATARRADRLAARQDDARPTGRRPGRR
- a CDS encoding class I SAM-dependent methyltransferase; translation: MTATVSDPTPLSTAPYPRDVARGIARAFLPRHPLGNRYDYYYTLTKLRTDPLYPGVLQALRPTSAPVLDLGCGLGLLAHALRADGQALPYAGVDIDAAKIRRGREVAARAGLADVQLDVLDLAAGLPAHQGSVAILDVLQYLSHERQRALLDEVIAMLAPGALLVIRSGLADGSTRSRTSRITDRLANVAGWMQERARCYPTADGLRTQLEGAGLATTLRPLYGDTPFNNWLIVGRRA
- a CDS encoding aminotransferase class I/II-fold pyridoxal phosphate-dependent enzyme, whose product is MSAPLKTRERLSEVRYEIRGELARRARELEAQGRTLIKLNIGNPGAFGFRAPEHLQRAIAGRIHDTDPYTHQQGLPVAREAIAAHHAARGAHGVSPERVFVGNGVSELIDIALRALLNPGDEVLVPSPDYPLWSAATILNDGRPVFYQCKAEHGFLPDPDALEALVSPRTRAIVLINPNNPTGAVYPRALLERIVAIAQRHGLLLLCDEIYDAITYDGAVFEPLAPIAGDVPCVSFGGLSKVHRACGWRVGWAVLSGSEARSREFRNAMDLLGALRLCANVPGQFAIEAALTGVDTIGALCAPGGRLYEARRAVVEACAASRYLQLVEPAGALYAFPGIAPEYAQGFDDHAFALDLMDAEGVLVVPGNSFNVPYRNHFRVTLLPEPAQLREVFSRIERVLDRQITHARKVVPLVPRAVNG
- a CDS encoding peptidase, yielding MHKAVILSLGLLLTACSPPQAPAPATPAPTTTPTAVGGDRDAHGCIGSAGYAWCARSAACERPWELAEREGIENTAPAVEAWCAAPADAPQPGDAPVR
- a CDS encoding GDSL-type esterase/lipase family protein; this translates as MAERAQPLRYLALGDSYTIGEGIAPATRWPVALADALRAAGTAIDAPQIVATTGWTTDELDAGIDAAAPEGPFDLVSLLIGVNDQYRGRALDDYLPRFEALLARAIRFAGDRAGRVCVLAIPDWGVTPFGAQSGRDVGEIARTLDAYNAAAAALCARRGVAFVDIAPVSRAHGGEPAMLADDGLHPSAALHAAWARLALPVVRGLLSRA